The bacterium genome segment CCCGCCGGACGACTCGCGCACGGCGCGGGCGATCGCGCGCGCTTCGCGGATCGTGCCCCCGTCCAGATGGATGTTGAACGCGATCAGAAACGGCCTGGCGCCGGTCACCATCGCGCCGGCGTGCGGATGCGGCGCGCTTGGGCCGAAATCGGGCTCGAACGCGGGATCGTCCGACATCAGCCGCGCCAGTTGACGCAACCCGCCGCGGCGAATGTTCGCCAGCACGCGGCGCTCGGTGCGCGTCGCGGCGGCTTCGTAAAGATAAACGGGAATGGCGAGCGCCTCGCCGACGCGCGCGCCAAGGCGCCGGGCAAGATCCACGCACGTCTCCATCGACGCGCGCCCGAGCGGAACGAAGGGCACCACGTCGGCCGCGCCGACCCACGGATGGATGCCCGTGTGCTTCCGGATGTCGATGTAAGTGGCCGCCGCGATGACGACGTTGTACGCCGCCTCGACCGCCGCGTCCGGCGGCGCGACGATCGTCAGCACCGTGCGGTTGTGGTCCGCGTCCGACGACACGTCGAGCAAAATCGCGCCCGTCGTGTGCGCGGCGGCGTTTGCGATGGCGTCGATCGCCGCCCGGTCGCGGCCCTCGCTGACGTTGGGCACCACCTCGACGAGCCCGCCGGGAAATCGCTTATCGATATCGAGAGTCATCGAGCTCCTTGAACGACCGTTCAAAATTGCGCGCACGGATGATTAAGGAATTTGCGGCGCGGATTCAAGGGTGCATTGAAAAACAACACGCGCGCGGCGCGCGCGGTGGCCCGATATTTTCTAATTCCTATTTCCTGTCTCCGACTTCCACCCGCGCCATCACACCGATGTGGTCGCTCGTCCAGATGTCCTCGTGCGCCTCGCGCGCGAAGGGTCCCGCCTCCTCGACGCGCCAGCCCGCCGGCAACCCGCGTGTGAAGATGTAGTCGATTCGCCGCGACAGGCCGATCTCGAGCCCCTGCAACGTCCTGTCGATCGCCTCGCCGAAGGTGTTGACCGGCGTGAAATCCGCGATGCGGTGCGTGTTCGGGTTGCGCTCCCAATCCCACGTCGGGAAAAATTCCTCGCCCGCGTCGCGCGTGACGGACAAAAAATTCATCGCGCCCGTCAACCAGGCGATCTCCGCCGCGTCGGGCGAGGCGTTGAAATCGCCGCCGAAGATGACCGGCGTGTTTTGGGCGCCGTGCGCCGCGAGAAATTCCATCGCGCGGCCAAGCTCCGCGCGGCGTCGCGCGGAAGCGCGATCGATCGTCGCCAGGATTTCGTCGCCGCGCGCGCGGCCGATGACGCCGTCGCCGACGAGATTCGCCACCGCCGTCTGCGTCGCGATGGTCACCTCCGGCCCGTGGTGCAGATGCGTATTCGCCAGAATGACGGGCTGTGCGCCGACCTGAATCCGGGCGGCCAGCAGGTAGCGCAGCTCCGATAGCTGAAACGACAACAAGCGGCCGGTGAACTGCCCCGGCTTGCCCGAGAGCTTCGCGCGCCCAAGCCCGGTCAATCCAAGTCCCTTGCGCGCCAGAATCGCGAGGCCGGAACGGAAATTCGCGGGCAACCCGACCGGGCCGATCTTGATGCCCGCGTTATCGAGACCCCACACCGCGTCGAAATCGAGCGCGCGCGCGATGGCGCGCGTTCGCGAATCCGCCGGGTTGACCTCTTGCAGCAACAGCACGTCGGCATCCGCCGCGCGCGCGTGCGCAAGGAAACCCTCGAGCCGTTTTTCGCGCTCCTCCCGCGTCTCGTATTCGCGAAAACGCAGCGTGCCCTTGGGGTCGAGGCCGTGCCACAGGTTGTACGTGACGACCGTCAGCTTCGCGGGGGGCGCGTTCATCGTCGGCGTCCCGTCCGGCGCCCTGCCGCAAGCCCCGGCAAACAGCGCCATCGCGCACAAGGCGAAGGCGGCGGATCGATTACGCGGCGGCATGTCGGGTGGCGCCTCATGTTCCTTGTCGCCGCGCCGCATCGGACGCGGCGGGGAATGGCGTTTGACGGCGACGCATTCTAACATCGCTCGCGTTTTACGCGAGGAAGCGGTGATCGGCGACAAGAAAATCCTTCTCACCACAAGCCACGCACGCATCGGTTCCGGCGGGTCGATGCAGCTCTATCTGCTCGCGAGGAGCCTCGTGGCCGCGGGCGCGACCGTGCACGCCGCGTTTTCCGGAAAGGGCGGTGGCGATCTCGCGGATCGCCGCCTCACGATGCTGGCCGGTCTCGGTGTGCCGGTTTGCCTGTTTCGCCCGGACCATTGGTGGAATCCCGCCGAAATCGCGCGGATGCGCCGCCGGCTGGCCCGCGAACGATACGACATCGTCCATACGCACAAGGGCGGCGACCTTTCGCTTGTGCTCGCCGCGTCGATCGGCCTTGCGATACCCGCCGTCGTCACGACACGCGGCGTCAACTTCCCGCTTCGCGCCAACCGCTTCAAGTACAACGCGAAACGCCTCGACCGCATCATCGTCGTCTCGCGCGACATCGCGGAGGTGATGGAAAAGGCGGGCGTGCGGCGCGAAAAAATCCGCGTGGTGTACGGCGGCGTCGACGTGGAGCGATTCGCGCCGCGGCCCGGCCGGCGCGCGCCCGTGCGCGAGGCGCTCGGCGTGCCGGCGGACGCGTTCGTCGCGCTGATGGTCGCGAATGT includes the following:
- the ftcD gene encoding glutamate formimidoyltransferase, which translates into the protein MTLDIDKRFPGGLVEVVPNVSEGRDRAAIDAIANAAAHTTGAILLDVSSDADHNRTVLTIVAPPDAAVEAAYNVVIAAATYIDIRKHTGIHPWVGAADVVPFVPLGRASMETCVDLARRLGARVGEALAIPVYLYEAAATRTERRVLANIRRGGLRQLARLMSDDPAFEPDFGPSAPHPHAGAMVTGARPFLIAFNIHLDGGTIREARAIARAVRESSGGLPAVRALGLSLAQAGVTQVSMNLTDFRVTSVYAAFDAVTGAAARLGLAVKDSELIGLIPEAALEGDDPARLVIRDFSPDRILENRLARVLGINRHRGSEE
- a CDS encoding endonuclease/exonuclease/phosphatase family protein encodes the protein MNAPPAKLTVVTYNLWHGLDPKGTLRFREYETREEREKRLEGFLAHARAADADVLLLQEVNPADSRTRAIARALDFDAVWGLDNAGIKIGPVGLPANFRSGLAILARKGLGLTGLGRAKLSGKPGQFTGRLLSFQLSELRYLLAARIQVGAQPVILANTHLHHGPEVTIATQTAVANLVGDGVIGRARGDEILATIDRASARRRAELGRAMEFLAAHGAQNTPVIFGGDFNASPDAAEIAWLTGAMNFLSVTRDAGEEFFPTWDWERNPNTHRIADFTPVNTFGEAIDRTLQGLEIGLSRRIDYIFTRGLPAGWRVEEAGPFAREAHEDIWTSDHIGVMARVEVGDRK
- a CDS encoding glycosyltransferase family 4 protein, with product MTATHSNIARVLREEAVIGDKKILLTTSHARIGSGGSMQLYLLARSLVAAGATVHAAFSGKGGGDLADRRLTMLAGLGVPVCLFRPDHWWNPAEIARMRRRLARERYDIVHTHKGGDLSLVLAASIGLAIPAVVTTRGVNFPLRANRFKYNAKRLDRIIVVSRDIAEVMEKAGVRREKIRVVYGGVDVERFAPRPGRRAPVREALGVPADAFVALMVANVVRQKGHEDYIGAAAIFAKTHPAAVHLFAGKGDAGSSIKKARDLGLPDANIRFLGYRDDVPDLLAASDALVIASFAGEGVSGVLREAMACRVPVVTTDVGGNAELVRDGQTGLVVPPRDPAAMAAALARLADDANLRARLTDAAYADVLANHTHEARAKRVFAIYEEIFREKGMSF